The genomic region AAGTTTGGTGAATACATATGCGATACTTAGAACCAGAGAACAAAAATGCTAAAAGAGTAATCTGGGAAATCTCAGAACGAACAAGAGAAATCGTCAAGCAATACGCCGAGTACGCGGAAAAATCAGAAAGTGACACTGTTGATTTCTTCTTAACTAACATACTTACGGATAAGAAATTTCTTACATGGATTGAAGAGAAACGAAACAACAAACGGATAGTGCAAAGAATGGGGATCGAAGATAAGGTTAAAACCAACTCGAAATGAGGGTTAACTTATGGCAAAGTTGAAAAGATTAGCAACTAAGGATGATGTGATTGTTGATGTTTGTACACCTATTTCTGATACTGAAATTGAAGAAAGGCACAAAGACTATGAACAATTAGAACCTAGAAAATTTGCTTTCCGTTATAACCCTATGCTGTACTTACCAACAACATTCACTCTAAATGGGGAAACGCATTCTATTCAGTACAATTACTGTATCAACCCTTTCTGTCATAATTTCGGTAAAGAGCAAAAGAAATTTGAATCAGTTAAAGGGAAACCTAGCAGATACAAGATAGGTGGTTCGAGTAACTACAACAAAGAAGTAATTTGCAATGACAACTCATTAGTGGAAGGAATTACACTTAATTGTAGTGTTAATCCTTTTTCAAACTGGTCCATTGCAGAGGAAATCAAAAGATTAGTTCAGGTAGGAAGCGTACTCGATATAGAACCAGATTATCAATTCCATAAGGATGGCTGTGCGGATTCTTCAACGACACCCTTTAAAGACACGAAGAATTTTTATAGTCGCGGGGAAACCAAGGCAAAATCACACAAATACCAGTGTAAAACCTGCAAGAAGTACACAAATGTTCTACCGAATAGAGAAAGGTCAACTACTTATCATCAGAAGAAAAACGAGATACTCCCTACCTTTGCCCGATTACTTGTAGGAAAAGGTAGTGTTAAACGAGCTTGTGAGATTTTGCAAATTGGTAATGGTACCTATTATCACAAATTAAAGTGGCTTTACAGACGCTGCCTAGAGTTTTTAGAACGATATGAAACGAAACCACTCAAGATGATGGAATTTAACGAGGTTTGGCTCAATACGGACAAGATGAACTACTATTTAAATAACGTCATAAACAAAGGGCAAAAAGCTAAAAAATATCCAGGTCTAGAGGAGAGACAACTACAGACCTATCTCGTCGTAACTGCAGATGCTTCTTCACGGTATGTTTTTCGTTCAGATATTGCATATGATTCGAACATTACATTGGACGATTTAGAAAGAGACACCATCCTTTATAAAGAAGATCACTTAAATACATTCTGTCGGAAAAACGACAGATTAGAATGGTCGTACTATCCACAAGAACCGACTGATAATGATACAGAGGATGTAGGAGGATATAAGTATGAACTAAACAAAATAAAGAAACGCAGCCAATATGTAGATGGCTTGCATGTTAATGTCGGTTACACAAATACTGCTCATTTTTGGTTAATAAAGAACCTTGTCAACGCGAAAGAATGGAGATTAATCACTGATGATGATAAATCAATAAGAAATGCCTTCTATCGAGTCTTTACGAACGAAATCAGGTTAAGTGATGCTCACCATTTTATCGCCCAATCTGATAAGACTAAAGGCAGAGAACAGTGTGAGATGGAATTTGAGGATGCAAAAAATCACCTCCATGAATGGGGAGATGCAAAAGGATATAAAACAAGAAACTTACGGACATTAGCCAGTCATTACCTAGAAGAAGTTCTCCATAAACATGAATTTTCAGAAGTAAAGGTTAAGGACGGTTTGCGTTATATAGTTCATAAAGATAACCCTTTAGAACATCCACTCGCTTCAAAGGATAGGGGCTTTCACACCGTAGATTGTATGACTGACTTATCTTCCTACGAACCCGGCGATATTGCAAAAATGATTATGAATGTGAATGATCACTCTGTAAATAGTTTCATTCAACTTGTTAGAAGGAGAATATCGTCATTAGAAAGACCACTTACAACAGCTCGTGGTGATAAGAAAAGCTATATCTACGCTAACCTCAACCCAGTATATGCACAGTATATGGTCACGATCTTAAGAACGTATTACAACTTCTGCAAACCGATGAAAATGGGGAATAAGAAATTAACTCCTGCACAACGAATAGGCATTACAGACAAGCAATTTAAATTAGAAGATATAATTTATTTCAAATGACAAAAAGAGCTTGGGCATATTTCCAAGCTCTTTACCACTTAATCTAGATTCTTACACAGCAGATAGGTCTCTTAGTACAAATATTTCCTATTTAATAATTTTGACTATATTTCCCTCTTCTTTTTTCTCTAAGAGCTTTACGCTGTTCTTCGATACTTCATATTTCCAATAACTTGTCGCCATTGTCTCATTTACAGTTATATTGTAATCCTCGGTTAAAGTCACAATATAAGAGCCGTTTTCACCTTCTACATTAACTGCCATTTCAAGTTGAGTTGTGTTGCCTTGTTTACCGCCTATTTCGATTTCTTGTGAAAATTGTTCTTCAGGCTTAATTGTAGTTGGAAAATCAAAGTTTGATTTAACTTCATTTGAAGCATTATGATATACGATTGTACTAGCGACTGCATCTTCTTTTGTAAATAAATCATTCTCTTCTTCGTTAACTACTTGATTTGCCTCAGGTGAATTTCCTTCACTAGCATTTGCTAGGTTATTGTCATTGGTGCCACAACCAGCCAACGCGGTACTCAGAATAATCCCCACACTTATAAAAAATTGCTTTTTTGTCATTTTTATTCCCCCTCGTAAATTACTATTCACCTTTACATACCCCGAAAAGATACAAAAAGTTTTATTTTCCTCATTAATTTTTTGATTGATTGATTTCTTTTTTTACCTGATTTCCCAATATATTTAACCCCTTTATATCAAGACCTACATTAGTCCTTTTATATTGCCCATTTAAAAAAACAAATTTACCTTGGAATGATCCGATAGGAAGGTAATATTCCTTACTGATTAATTTCTCTTTTTTAGGTTGAATTCCAAAAATCAAAACTTTTTCTTTGGGTTTCATTGTCGGAACCCCTTTTAAAACAAACTCATTTACTGATGAGGCATTATTTTTCTTAATAGCAGTTGGAACACTTAATTTATCTACTTGTTCGTCAGAGGCATATCCTCCTATCTCAATAAAGGATAGGACTTTTCCAGTTAGTTTTTTATCAATGAAACTTTTTGAAACCTCCACTTTTGACTCTGTATATAATAATCCATTAACAACAAAAGAATTGGTAGTTAGAACCTGTCCTTCTATGATAATATCTGATTCCTGAGTCAATGAATTAACTGTGTTGAATATCTTTGTAAATTCTGTATCTATGGTAATAGTGAGTTTATCATTATTCTTTTCACCTTTTTCACTACCTGGCTTTGATTTTTTTGACTGATCTGGTTCATCTATAATAGTAATATCTTTAAATACATAATCTTTATTTGTATAAAAATCAGTCCCTGCAAATTCCTGGTATTTTGATTGGTTATTAAATAGTGGTATCGTAATTATTGCTATTAACATTGTTGAAGCAGCCAGGTAAACAAATGGATTACTCCAAAAATTCCTTTTATGTTTCTTTTGTCTTGGTACAAATAATTCCTGTTCAAGATTGTTCCAAACATCATCGACATCATCTGTTGAGTAATCCGTATTACTAATCAGAGACTTTTTAATCTTATCCTCGAACTTATTAGACATCATCGTTCCTCCTTTCAATGATTTCTATTTGTTTTTTTAATTTTATCCGTCCTTTATATAATCTGGTTTTAACAGTATTTACTTTTAGATCCAACGTTTCTGAAATTTCTTTTTCAGAAAACCCTTTAATATACTTCAAAAGTATTGGAATCCGATAACTGTCTTTTAAGCTTTGTATCGCATCGTAAAGATCATCATAATCATCTTTAGGTTTAAGTTTTAACTTTTCTTCCTCTAAGCCGCTTTGATTTATTTGATAGAATTTACTCTCCTTTTTTAATAAGCGATTACATTCATTAATTAATATTCTAAACAACCAAGGTTCAAAGGGGTGAGTGGGTTCATATTTTGAAAAGTTTCGAAAAACTCGTATAAATGTTTCCTGAAGGGCATCCTTAGCCATTTCACGATTTCTTGTTATAGCTATTGCCGTTCTCAAGGCTTTGTCTTTATGTGTCAAATAAAGCTTATGGAATGCCTTTTTATCGCCGTTGATCACTTGCTGAATTAACTCTTTACTCACTTCAACACCCCCTCTTACAACTATGCCTTCATTTTACATACCCAAATACTTTAGGGAAAGTTTTAGATATGTAAAAAATAATTTAGTTTTCTAATCATAATATTGCTCAATAAAAATAGCGCATACTTCATATGCGCTTTATCACTATCACTTGTTGAATCACCTTACTAAAATATAATACAAACCAATGTTTAATCTTTTACATACTATTCTTCTCCAATAAATTACCTATAACACAATACAATTGAGAAAATATTATTAATAACGAAAATAGTTGTGGAATATATACGTTTTTATAATCTATTTTGTTAACGAATTCATAATAAAAAAGTAGCCCGTTTTGGAGTGTTATTTCAAAAAATGTACTCCAAAACTGAACTACTTATCATGAGTGGCACACCTTTTATTATTCAACGTTTGTTAACGCATCATAGATTGTATTCATATTCCATTCCATCATTTTAATATACGTATCACCATCAGCCCCAGGCTCCCCAAGTGAATCGGTGAAAAGTACTCCTTCAATTGGAACATTGGTTTCTCTTGATACAGTTTCCATCGGACGTGAATCAATACTCGTTTCTACAAATAATGCTTTGATATTATTTTCACGGATAATATCAACTACTTTCTTTACCTGTTGCGGGCTTCCTTCATTTTCAGCGTTGATTTCCCAAATGTAAGCTGCTTCAAAATCATAAGCATCAGAAAAGTATTTAAAAGCACCCTCACTTGTTACGAGAAAACGTTTTTCTTTCGGAATTTGGCTAAACTTTTCAACAGCATCTGCATGTAGTTGTTCTAATTGCGCAATATAGTTTTCAGCATTTTGTTCATAGTATTCTGTATTTTCAGGATCAACCTCGATTAGCGCGTCTTTTGCATTTTGTGTATAAACAATACCGTTGCGAACATCTAACCAAGCATGCGGGTCTTCAGCTCCTTTGTTCCCTTTTGATGTTAAAAGCTTTGCCTCTACCCCTTTACTCATTTGGTAAACAGGCGCATCTTCCCCATCTTTCCCAGTTGAAGAAAGAAGTTTTTTAAACCATCCATTTCCTGTTTCTAAATTTAAGCCGTTATAGAAAACAATATCTGCATCAGTTGTTTTTTGAACATCTACTGGTAACGGTTCATATTCATGGGGATCTCCTCCAATTGGTGCAAGACTGTGAACATTTACTTTATCTCCGCCAACATTTTTTACAATGTCATATAAAATGGAATACGTTGTGACGACCTCTAATTTTCCTTGTTCATCTTTATCTGACTGTTCCTTTTCTTCATTATTAGTACCACAAGCTGTAGCAATTACCATAAATAAACTCAAAAACAGAACCGTTAATGTCTTTTTCATGTTATATTTTCCTCCTAATTCCCTTAACAAATATTTAATATATCATTAATCTGCTATTGCAGATCGTCTTCGTTTTGTTTTGATCCATCTCCAGACTAACCCATATTTTGGCGAAAAGAAGAAAGCAATCGTAAATAATAAGGTTGCAGTTACAACAATAGTGGCACCTGAAGCTAAATTGTACGTAAAGCTAAAATACAAACCTACAATGGAAGAGAGAACACCAACACCAGCAGATATGAAGAGCATAATCCACAAGCGGTCTGTAAGCAGGTACGCAGTGGCTGCAGGTGTGATTAACATAGCTACAACTAACACAATTCCTACAGTTTGTAATGAAGCTACGGTTACCATTGTTAGTAAAGTCATAAGGGCGTAATGAATCATCCTTGTAGATAGCCCATATGCTTGAGCCATTGTCGGGTCAAAGGATGTAACGAGAAGTTCTTTATAGAACAAGTACACTGCTATAAGAACAATTAATCCGACGGTAAACGTTAACCACATGTCGGATGGTGTTACAGCTAGCACGTTTCCAAACAGGATGTGATATAAATCAGTACTACTTTTCATAAGTGTTATTAAAATAATTCCAAGGGCAAATGCAGCAGTAAATAAAATTCCAATAGAAGTATCATGTTTAATTCGGCTGTTTTGACTGACAAACCCAATTCCGATCGCTGTTAATACTCCAGTAAAAACAGCACCAAAGAAAAAGTTAATTCCAAACATGTAAGAAATCGCAACACCTGGTAGGACAGCGTGGGATATTGCCTCCCCCATTAAGGCCATCCCCCGAAGGATGATAAAACAACCAATTACTCCACAAATGATCCCGAC from Salirhabdus salicampi harbors:
- a CDS encoding insertion element protein, with translation MAKLKRLATKDDVIVDVCTPISDTEIEERHKDYEQLEPRKFAFRYNPMLYLPTTFTLNGETHSIQYNYCINPFCHNFGKEQKKFESVKGKPSRYKIGGSSNYNKEVICNDNSLVEGITLNCSVNPFSNWSIAEEIKRLVQVGSVLDIEPDYQFHKDGCADSSTTPFKDTKNFYSRGETKAKSHKYQCKTCKKYTNVLPNRERSTTYHQKKNEILPTFARLLVGKGSVKRACEILQIGNGTYYHKLKWLYRRCLEFLERYETKPLKMMEFNEVWLNTDKMNYYLNNVINKGQKAKKYPGLEERQLQTYLVVTADASSRYVFRSDIAYDSNITLDDLERDTILYKEDHLNTFCRKNDRLEWSYYPQEPTDNDTEDVGGYKYELNKIKKRSQYVDGLHVNVGYTNTAHFWLIKNLVNAKEWRLITDDDKSIRNAFYRVFTNEIRLSDAHHFIAQSDKTKGREQCEMEFEDAKNHLHEWGDAKGYKTRNLRTLASHYLEEVLHKHEFSEVKVKDGLRYIVHKDNPLEHPLASKDRGFHTVDCMTDLSSYEPGDIAKMIMNVNDHSVNSFIQLVRRRISSLERPLTTARGDKKSYIYANLNPVYAQYMVTILRTYYNFCKPMKMGNKKLTPAQRIGITDKQFKLEDIIYFK
- a CDS encoding RNA polymerase sigma factor, with product MSKELIQQVINGDKKAFHKLYLTHKDKALRTAIAITRNREMAKDALQETFIRVFRNFSKYEPTHPFEPWLFRILINECNRLLKKESKFYQINQSGLEEEKLKLKPKDDYDDLYDAIQSLKDSYRIPILLKYIKGFSEKEISETLDLKVNTVKTRLYKGRIKLKKQIEIIERRNDDV
- a CDS encoding metal ABC transporter substrate-binding protein, with protein sequence MKKTLTVLFLSLFMVIATACGTNNEEKEQSDKDEQGKLEVVTTYSILYDIVKNVGGDKVNVHSLAPIGGDPHEYEPLPVDVQKTTDADIVFYNGLNLETGNGWFKKLLSSTGKDGEDAPVYQMSKGVEAKLLTSKGNKGAEDPHAWLDVRNGIVYTQNAKDALIEVDPENTEYYEQNAENYIAQLEQLHADAVEKFSQIPKEKRFLVTSEGAFKYFSDAYDFEAAYIWEINAENEGSPQQVKKVVDIIRENNIKALFVETSIDSRPMETVSRETNVPIEGVLFTDSLGEPGADGDTYIKMMEWNMNTIYDALTNVE
- a CDS encoding metal ABC transporter permease, translated to MNFIEAIGQYEFLQKALLTSVMVGIICGVIGCFIILRGMALMGEAISHAVLPGVAISYMFGINFFFGAVFTGVLTAIGIGFVSQNSRIKHDTSIGILFTAAFALGIILITLMKSSTDLYHILFGNVLAVTPSDMWLTFTVGLIVLIAVYLFYKELLVTSFDPTMAQAYGLSTRMIHYALMTLLTMVTVASLQTVGIVLVVAMLITPAATAYLLTDRLWIMLFISAGVGVLSSIVGLYFSFTYNLASGATIVVTATLLFTIAFFFSPKYGLVWRWIKTKRRRSAIAD